Proteins found in one Panicum hallii strain FIL2 chromosome 4, PHallii_v3.1, whole genome shotgun sequence genomic segment:
- the LOC112890768 gene encoding uncharacterized protein LOC112890768 has protein sequence MASRAISMAGFLLLTGNSMASIHRSRGDVAAVSFIVASYAGLLVLFYCLRWFEAAPPDSTAKGRARVGVWLATTLLTAMFSWRVAALMPGLMAAAVLLMAVGTMVGGFYALFILPPTGD, from the coding sequence ATGGCCTCACGGGCCATCTCCATGGCCGGCTTCCTCCTCCTAACCGGGAACTCGATGGCGTCGATCCACAGGTCGCGGGGAGACGTCGCCGCGGTATCCTTCATCGTCGCCTCCTACGCCGGCCTTCTCGTACTGTTCTACTGCCTGCGGTGGTTCGAGGCGGCGCCGCCCGATTCGACCGCCAAGGGCCGGGCGAGGGTCGGCGTCTGGCTCGCCACGACGCTGCTCACGGCCATGTTCTCTTGGAGGGTCGCCGCGCTCATGCCGGGGCTCATGGCCGCCGCTGTTTTGTTGATGGCTGTGGGCACGATGGTCGGGGGTTTCTACGCACTGTTTATTCTTCCTCCCACTGGCGACTGA